The Mauremys reevesii isolate NIE-2019 linkage group 1, ASM1616193v1, whole genome shotgun sequence genome segment GAGTGTAGGAATTACTTCAAAGCTTTGGATCAGATTCTCAGATGATGTAAATGAGCTCCTTAATAGAGCTACAACTTACATTagctataaaagcaacaaagaatcctgtggcaccttatagactaacagacgttttgcagcatgagctttcgtgggtgaatacccacttcttcgacttgcatccgaagaagtgggtattcacccacgaaagcttatgctgcaaaacgtctgttagtctataaggtgccacaggattctttgttgcttttacagatccagactaacacggctacccctctgatactttacattagctgaggatctggcccagatagtcttcctttcctttcccctgATTTTCAACTTTAAATTGTGTAGTGCAGTCTTGTTTGCAGTGAAATACTTAAAAATGTATTTCCATTTCATTAGTGTGTGAGCCCTATTTGGAGGGGAGGGAATTACAATATTCCACGACTATGCTTTCTGAATCTGCACTCCTAGAAATGGCTATCACAGGACATGTGAAACATAGCAGCTTTGATGGTTTCTGCGTTGAATGCCATTGAAATACAGAACCTCACTGTAAATAGTACAGCCTAAAATCTCATTCATTTGAAGGGTTATTCAAGAGGAAAGTGTTGCCGGAACATATGCAATGTTCCAGCACCACTTACAACAATACCATGACGATTTACTCCAAAAAATGACTCTATAAGCATAGCATTGTAGGGTTCCAAGTTTAATATCTATGGAACTTTGAGGTCAAATTTGATCTCAATctataagaaaaaaaattccccttAACTGTCAGCACTGCAAACTCCACCTAGGACCTGAGAGTCAAGCTGTATTCTTTCTGGCTTTGGATCCTCTATTCTGTAATAAAGATTCTCCAGTTGGAATCTGGGGTTTGACCCTGCAGTTGGATCCAAGTGGGTAAACCCATACCCCGTTGCAgtgccctactgaagtcaacaatATTGTGAAAACACAAGGCAAAAGACAATCCCTTCCCCAAGGAGCTTAAAATTGAATTGTATTCTTACAACCTAATAATAGTTTTAAGTGATTTAATGCAGCATACTATTCTGAATCACTATTTAAGTGATTTAATGCAGCAGGTTAAATGTCAGCCTGGCAGGAACTTCAGTATATGAGAATGAACAAGGTTGACTGCAACCTGCAGAGAAGCTATCATAAGAATAGAGAAAATAATGCAGTCACTGTACAAGCACAGTTCAGGAATCAAAAGCTTGTGACTTACCTCCCAGGAACTGGATGCCTCCTGCTACCCTGCCCACAGTTCTGGAGATGAGCTCGGACACACAGCAGCCCATGAGTGCAGTCAGCGCCACCAAAAGGAGGAGGCCGCAGCCCAGCCCCGTCACCACGGTGCAGATCCTCCACTCAGCACTTGGGATGGCCTGGAAAGATGCGTAGCGGCCACACTGCTCTACCATCACTGTAGTCTGACGGCTCTCATCACGCACTGGATAGGAACACCTTCGGAAAGTGCCAAAGGACACTGACTTCTCCAGctgagaccccaacagccagtaGGGCATAAAGAATCCTATGCAGGAGGCAGCAGCgcagaggaaggagagaagtGCCCAGATCATCCCAGTGCAAGTAAGGCTGGATGCCATCTTTTTACTCACAACCAATAACGGTAGCAATGAGGAGAGAGggactgtgtctgtgtgtgttagtTTGGGGAGATTTATGAGTAACCCAAAATCTTTCAGTCCCGGTCAATCCTCAGCCTAGTAAAATCTTGAATCCTAAAGGCCATGATGCTCTCTTCCGTCATGAAGATGAAGGTCCCTGGTTAAATAATGACAAGgaggaaaataaaaatgcaataatattaaagtaataaaataaataataatcagttCCACTCTCTGTAGTGCATTCCTtccaagaatctcaaagcaaTAAGACACTGTTCACATAAATCACACTTCTACCTCAAAATGGTTTCCCTAGTATTATTACAAATAGCATCTAGAATTGCCACAACTGACAGAGATTAGAGAATAAATATTCCATTTTCTTTCCTATGTTCATTTGCCAGCACTGTTGAGTCAGTTTCAGTGCCCTCCCACCACCATGTAGTAAGTTAGTCAGTTATTTTCCTCTGTTGTTTGTGTTGGTCTTTCACATAGGGGAAAGGAAAACATCTATTTAATCCTTAACatttgaggccctgatcctgcaaagatttacacacatgcttaactttatgcattcAATGAGATGACTCATAGTAAAGTTAAGTATCTgaataagtctttgcaggattgaggcccttGAGACGTTACATAAGTAGTTTTAAAGCACCTAATTTACAGATGAGTAAAATGAGACATCCAGAGGTTAAAATTTTATCAAAAATGGCCAGGGATTTTTGGTGCATCATTGTTCAGGTGCCCAAAAGGAGACACCTTGTGCCTGATTTACAGAGATGCTAAGCATCCACAATTccaactaaagtcaatggcagctgCAGGCGTATTAATACCAAACTATCCCAAGTTGAGTACCCAAAAATCTGTGCTGCTTAAAAGAAGCAGCCACATTTAAAATTTTGCCTGGAAGTGGCTTGCTAAAGATCACTCAGCAGGACCTGAGGAAcacagcctggctcccagcctccttcTCTGACAATTACATATCTCTAATGTAGCACTGTAGCATCCTCCCACTTCCGTTTACAGTACAGAACTAATCACTACTCTCCAAAAGTTggaggaatattttttttaaatccaccatGGATCATTAAATCTGAATCCAATAGTATTTGTATGGTTATGATCATTTCTCACCCTTGCTGCCAAATGAATTCTGACagctatttacttttttttttaagcatggctaaatgccaagtaAGTGAATTCACTTCATGTACAGGCAATAAAATTAATACTGCATTTTTACCAGCAGGGAATGTAGGAAAGGGTCTTAAAATGAAATTAACCATGCACACCACATtaaagtttgtttacttttttaatttatttaagaaaaataatcCTCTGCTATGAAGCTTATTTTCTGTCAGAAGAGTCTGTATCTATTTGTACCCATCATCTGTATGTATTCACATCACCTCTGACCTACAAAAGATCAAAAACATGGAAGGAAAACCTAGAAAGTGGTGTATAATGTATCCTGTCTCCTTTGTGTCTCTTTAGGTGGGGCTCTTTGAACCAGAGGTTGTCCTTATCTTTGTGGCTCATGCAGTTCACATCACACTAGCTAGATGTTGATAATTAACAATATACAGGTAGATCACGGTGCTTcaatttccctctccccccaaattATTAGGAAAGATCACGTGCTTTAAAATAAAGGACAATATGGAGACTTTGGTGGTAAGATGCCAGATGCTACTCCCTGTGAAATGAACAGCAacgctcctattgacttcaacgggaGCAGGATCTCGCCCTAGGAAGGTCTGCTTTCATCCATAGCCCGACttgctagttttaaaaaaaaccaaacctatgTTGCACTGTACTTTTTGTGTGCGGAACAATGTACCCAATATGTCAGTGTCAACTTGAAATCTGCACCCGTCCAGCCTGCATGAAGCTACAAAGTCTCCGGAGCCCTTTCTGGTCCGGGGGTAGAACCGCTCTCCCATTCCCCCGCACGCTGCCCCCCGAAACTTTCCAGGAGGAGTTACTGTAGCAGAGCCCCCGCACTGCGAAACCCCCCGTTACCTGGTTCACGTGGCAGCGGAGTGACTGCGCTGCGCAGCCCGGGCGATCCGGAGGCAGGGATGAGCCAGGTCCTGTCTGTCTGCCGGGGGAAGTTGCCCCTGTCAGGTGAGAAGGTGCCGGGCACAACTTCCAGCCCGGCGGAGGCGCTCAGCCGGCCGCGCCGCTCCCCGCTGCAGCAATGCTCCGCggggctccagccagccagcagcggGGCGGGGAGCAGCCCACGGGCCGGGCCGGGAGAGGCGGGTACTGACCCGCTGTGCCAAGGGCTCGCTCGGATCCTCCCGCTCCCAGACGCGCGGGGAACCCGCCCGGCAGCGGCGGAGGGCGGAGGGCGCTGGAGGACGCAGGCGGGGGCGGTGCGGGGCTGGGAGGCTCCCgtggcccctgctcctgccccccgcgCCCGGGCGCTCccggcagagggctgggtgggcgCAGGGAGGCGGCCGGCTGGCGCTGCCACGCAATGGGCTTCAGGGCAGGCAGGGCGCGCGGCTGCTTTCCCCTCCCACCGCCTCCTGCTCACGGGCGGGACCCCGCTGCAGGCACGGCAATTGCGGGGCTCGCCGGGACATTCTTGGAGACTGAGAAGCAGatagacttgggggggggggcggcggcacAGGCGAGTGGGTGTCAAAGCATCAGTCAagggagccccgccccccccaagtccctgccGCGGGGGAGTgatgtggggggagaaggggatggATACGTGGGCTGAGGAATAGCGGAGAAAGTTACATTGCAGAggggcctgctgctgcctggatGTCTTGGCTTGTGTCTCTTCCGGGGGGAGGCTTGTTCCCAACAGTGAGGCAGATAGGGAGAGCTGGAGGAGCACAAGCCAGCCGCAGAGGGGAGGAAAGGATCGGAGAGGGGTGAAGGCTGCAATCCTTAAATGGAAGAAGATGGGCTAGTCCCCTGAGGACAGCTGTATGGTGGTGGGGAGCGGGTACTGCTGATGCTCCAGCATTTTGATCAGGACAGTTTGGGAGCTGCTTTCCAGAGAGGAGAAATGTGGTCAGGGTCTGAGGAGCCACcaaaagaggcagggtgggagtTTAGCTAATGTTGCTgcagcagccccacagggctgggatAGGTCATGCCAAGGGCTGTGGGCAGCAACATTTTCCCAAAGTGTCTCTAGTGGGAAAGGTTTTCttgcaaacttaaaaaaaaaaatccactgagaATGAAACATTTCctgctttatttgtttttttcctagcTTGAGTAAGTTTTTTTCAGACAAGAAACTTTGATGCCAGGATTAAATCACATCTGCAGCAGAAATGCAAAATTTCCCTCCTAGCGTTTCTTTTTTCAATCCTGGAACATGGCTTGGGATCTAAGTACTAGTCATGAATATTATTGATGTTAAATGAAAGAAATGCCATGTTCAGAATTAGATCACAAACCTGCTTtgctggtgatttttttttttgtaagactCTTTTTACCAACAGCAAAGTTTTAACATCAGAGTAGTATCAAGCCTGTTTATTTCTCAAGAGAGATAAAAGCAAGCTTTAATGTGTATAGAAATAATAGCCTTTCATCATACAATTCAAAAGTGCATTCCTTAAGGGACATTTTTTCAAGGAGAAATAGAGGAAGTCTGGTTTAGTGGGTAGAACAAGATACTGGAAATCAGGGCTATTACATTTTGAatgtgttatttgtattacaatagtacCAAGAGGCCTTGACCAAGAGCAGGATTCTGTTGTCCTAGGCACTGCACATACACAGAGACTGTCTCTGACCCAAAGAGTTTTCAGtctgatatacaggaggtcagactagatgatgtacaggccccttctggccttaaactgtgGGCCTTGTTTTCAGATGAACACAGACACATGCCTAAGCTTAAGCAtctgctgaagtgctttgctaacgagacaagacaggcaaaggaaATGTTGTTACTCTCATTTTACAGAGagtgaactgaggcacaaagagatcaGATGGCTTTTCCAggacatctgtggcagagccaagagttAAATCTGGAAATGcagaatcccagtccagtgtcttatGGGCAAGACCATCCTGCCTTTTGGTTctagccctggctctgccactgactttcttTGTGACACTGCACCAGTCAGTTTGAATGCATTCCTTCAAGGCATAGAGCACTTCCTGACAAGCATTGAGAATCTTCACTACAGCTGACATCTGTCCAGTCAGCACTTTGCACATGTAGGTTTTTGATCTATCTGTTCTTCGCTTTTCCTATCCAGGAAATGATGATGATGGTCAACTCCCATAGGGGAGATGTGAGGCTTAACATTTGCAAAAATTTTTGAGATTATTGTTTGAAAGCTTCTGTAAATGCAGATTATTATTATAGGgcattattattaaattattattaaggcctgatcctgcactccttgctcaggcaaaactcccactgacctcaagGATTGGGTCTAAGAGCAATGCAGTGATAAATGTGTCTAAATTATGTCTATGATGGAATTAGACATGCATAAGAATTGTTAGAATGTCAATAGAAAACTTTTAAACACATATATAAGGCAATTTTTAGTTAAAACTGCTGGAGCTAAAAGATCGTTCAGGGGATAAGTacacaaacatttatttattagTGCAGGGCATTTGTAGTCTATCTCCTTCACTGTGGAAACAGAAAGATTTCAATTGTTCCTAGATGGATTTTAAAATTCTCATTTATAACAGGAGTGTCTGGGTTAGAAATTGAGTGGTTTCTCTGAAATTGTCTTCTTTACACCAAGGTACCTACATCTTTGCTTAGTATGCTACTCATGTCTCAACAGCATGTAGTTTACTTACATTCTATGTTCTAGCTGAAGGACGCATTTATATCCAAGTACACATGAGGTAGCTGCTGCAATGCAACCTTCCATTCATGCAGACTCCACAATCACCAGGATTTTGCATCCATCCTTAAGCATTTCATCTTGCCTACTGTCTCTGAATTTCCCTAAGCTAGGTATGCACCAAGCATTTTCACTTGCAGGAAATGTGCTATATTTCACCATCCATTTTTTGTTAGAGAAGAGTGAGTCTTGGTTTGATTTGAATTAAATTTAAACAAATCACTTTGATAAGTTAATATGCGAACTTTTGCTCCATTTTCATGTTTCAACACACGCTACTGTAATGGCAACATTTGCTGCTCCTTCTACAATTTTTGGAACGACTGCCACTCTTGTCTACACAGGCGAAATTCATCAAAATATTCAAATCTGTTTCAAAAGTATCTGGAAGCACTGGATACACAAGTCTCCAGCAGTGGGCGCCATTCTTATAACTCACTTAGTGAGACCTCCTCAAAGCAGATTTAACTAAACTAGTTATAACAACAGTTCTTGTCTCcagagccttgtctacactgaagctcCAGCTGGTTTTAAAATCAGTTCTGCTTGTTTGGAATTTTGAGAAAATATCCCCTGTGCTGAGAAGGCCAGTAAAAGAACACCAGTAAGGTAAAGAATAGACAAATCACAACATGAAAGCCCCATTGCAGGAGTTGTTAAAGGCAGGATTGGACAAAACACTCAAGAGTATACTATAAGAAACAATTCTTTATTGGTAGGGGAAGGGACAAGATGAGAATAGTTCTCAACATACTGTATCTGATTTTCATGATACATAACAGCAGGGCTGAGACATTCTAAAGCCTATTTTGTGCTAATCAGCAcagcagaaccaacagagaaaatTATGTAATTGTAGCTTTCTTTATAGTAAATGAACCCAAGCCAGGACAAACATCACAGACTCAATGACAGATTAGTTGTCTAATCAAAGCATACAACA includes the following:
- the LHFPL6 gene encoding LHFPL tetraspan subfamily member 6 protein, with amino-acid sequence MASSLTCTGMIWALLSFLCAAASCIGFFMPYWLLGSQLEKSVSFGTFRRCSYPVRDESRQTTVMVEQCGRYASFQAIPSAEWRICTVVTGLGCGLLLLVALTALMGCCVSELISRTVGRVAGGIQFLGGLLIGSGCALYPLGWDREEVRQTCGNLSNQFELGTCEIGWAYYCTGGGAAAAMLICTWLACFSGKKQKQYPY